CGATCACTGGACCGACCGGCGGGATCGGTGTTTCGCGTAAATCAGTAGTCGGTGGACTGGCAGTGATCTTGGCGCTCCTGATCAGTGTCTGGTGGTTCCGGTCAGCGTCTCCCTCTGAAGGCCGGTAAATCTCCTCGGGTGGGACTTGCTCGTTCTCTGTATCGGCGGAGCGTTGGATCTCCTAGAGCAGTATGGCTGTGTGTATCGATTAGAGAAGAATCCTTGAGATGCAACCTGATGCGTTCCAATCCTTTTTACCAGTAGGTTCAGTAGTTCTACAGTATGGCCTCTGATACACCTCCCGGTACGACGGTCGATACGCCATCCACTGATAAGAGTGGGTCCAGTACCGCGATCAATGCATTGATCGGAGCGGCTGCCGGTGTCATCCTCTCGTTCGTTCCGTTTTCTACGTTGCTCGGTGGGGCGATTGCAGGCTACCTCGAGGGCGGTGAAACAGGTGATGGACTGAGAGTCGGGGCTATCGCAGGGGTCATCATGCTCATTCCGATGGTACTCATGGGGATGTTCTTCATGATGTTCTTCGTTGGCTTCGGGACTGGTGGTGCTCCCCTCGCATTCGGTATGATGGCGATCTTTATGCTGATGTTGGGTGCCCTGTATACCGTCGGTTTGAGTGCTGCTGGTGGGTACCTTGGTATCTACCTCAAACACGAACTCTAACACAGTGTACCTCAGCTGTGGAACCGAGCCGTTGTCTGTATGGGCAGAGCGTTGCCTTTCCCAGAGAAGGAAGCCACGGGCTATCGTTTAGGTGGGAATCTTCGGGATAGGATGTGACGGTCTCATGTTCCGTCTATTTTCAGTTTCACC
This portion of the Natrinema salinisoli genome encodes:
- a CDS encoding DUF5518 domain-containing protein, yielding MASDTPPGTTVDTPSTDKSGSSTAINALIGAAAGVILSFVPFSTLLGGAIAGYLEGGETGDGLRVGAIAGVIMLIPMVLMGMFFMMFFVGFGTGGAPLAFGMMAIFMLMLGALYTVGLSAAGGYLGIYLKHEL